A window of the Janthinobacterium agaricidamnosum NBRC 102515 = DSM 9628 genome harbors these coding sequences:
- a CDS encoding helix-turn-helix transcriptional regulator translates to MDNVSPNVQQLEQMRRQPSTADGVEITHIDYTPEHDLVVAAEAPDGELPTLQQRDHHKLERARECLLARLDYNWSIAELAQTVNLNERKLKKGFKALYGNSIHAYQQEKRMQAAAQLLRQTEMSITEVVMQTGYANPSHFAKLFRRHFGMSPRQYTQLSAP, encoded by the coding sequence ATGGATAATGTGTCTCCCAATGTGCAGCAGTTGGAACAGATGCGGCGCCAGCCCAGCACGGCCGACGGGGTGGAGATCACGCATATCGATTACACGCCGGAGCACGACCTGGTCGTCGCTGCGGAGGCGCCGGACGGCGAGCTGCCAACCTTGCAACAGCGCGACCATCACAAACTGGAGCGGGCCCGCGAATGTTTGCTGGCCCGTTTGGACTATAACTGGTCGATCGCCGAACTGGCGCAGACCGTCAATTTGAACGAGCGCAAACTGAAGAAAGGTTTTAAAGCGCTGTACGGCAATTCCATCCACGCTTACCAGCAAGAAAAACGCATGCAGGCGGCCGCGCAACTACTGCGCCAGACCGAGATGAGCATCACCGAAGTGGTCATGCAAACCGGCTATGCCAATCCCAGCCATTTTGCCAAACTGTTCCGCCGCCACTTCGGCATGTCGCCGCGCCAATATACCCAGCTCAGTGCGCCTTAG
- a CDS encoding S-layer family protein, producing the protein MGGVAGLRFAELTGQRFVGDYSSDEQQYRGLMEAGAAYANTWNLRPGVALTPAQMAALTSDIVWLVEQDITLADGSTQKALVPQVYVRVREGDLDGSGALLAGKDVNINLSGDLSNSGTIAGRDVVRLTVDNVDNLGGRIHGDAVAVSARNDLNNIGGAI; encoded by the coding sequence TTGGGGGGCGTAGCTGGCCTTCGTTTTGCCGAACTGACCGGCCAGCGTTTCGTCGGCGACTACAGCAGCGATGAGCAGCAATACCGTGGCCTGATGGAAGCCGGCGCGGCCTATGCCAATACCTGGAACCTGCGCCCCGGCGTGGCGTTGACGCCGGCGCAAATGGCTGCGCTGACCAGCGACATCGTCTGGCTGGTCGAGCAAGACATCACGCTGGCCGACGGCAGCACGCAAAAGGCGCTGGTGCCGCAGGTCTATGTGCGGGTGCGCGAGGGCGACCTGGATGGTTCCGGCGCCCTGCTGGCCGGCAAGGACGTCAATATCAACCTGTCCGGCGACCTGAGCAACAGCGGCACTATCGCCGGGCGCGACGTGGTGCGGCTGACGGTCGACAATGTCGACAATCTGGGCGGGCGTATCCATGGCGACGCGGTGGCGGTTTCGGCGCGCAACGACCTGAATAATATCGGCGGCGCGATTTAG
- a CDS encoding Ig-like domain-containing protein yields MKHTTMATYGLAMGLLLTGCGGGAADPLPANGCTLSNQAGCGGSGVIPPVNPPVTPPVTPPVIPPVVPADLASVVSLLFDATEIKSAGGEIGITALVTNAANSALPGAAISFSANSGVLSGADSVTDKNGRARVLLGSGASNANRSIKILAKVGDKSATGSVDVVGTSVVIDGPVALRLGQSADLNITLRDSASRPIAGATLAFSSQNGNPLSAKNSTLTNAQGKVTLSLQAARLGADAVSVSALGASASIALAIAGTDLSITPAVGSDANGAERLMEVATGACQAVDVRYEKLGAGQSGTVSLSTSRGILYSDVLCSQPLNGALALHQGDLPRSFVKSANAGIATLSAAVAGGPVAHTRIEFVAPLTASARLSLQAEPAILASNSATAATERSVLSAVVRDGSAASNLVKGAGIDFAIILDPSGGYLQQPSGASSGSDGAAQAVYIAGPADSGKDGVLIEARIAGINSSQAIARTRLTVAKKALSIQFGTGNSATEYSNTLLQKEFAVLVSDAAGNAVPGVSISAAAWPASYRKGRFIWQADQAAAPDVGVWLAAAPVYTCANEDVLRNGIYDPAYDINGNGVLDPGIPITISNGGQTNALGLSTVTLNYPRSHGYWVQVELTVRGSVAGTEAVSSTRLTLPTLAKDFSDRRVAPPGRISPYGEGACNHPD; encoded by the coding sequence TTGAAGCACACAACGATGGCGACTTACGGCTTGGCAATGGGCCTGTTGTTGACGGGATGCGGCGGCGGCGCGGCGGATCCGCTGCCGGCCAATGGCTGCACGCTGAGCAACCAGGCCGGCTGCGGCGGCAGCGGCGTGATTCCTCCCGTTAATCCGCCTGTGACGCCGCCGGTAACGCCGCCCGTCATTCCGCCGGTGGTGCCGGCCGACCTGGCCAGCGTGGTCAGCCTGCTGTTCGACGCCACTGAAATCAAGTCGGCCGGCGGCGAGATCGGCATCACCGCGCTGGTGACCAATGCGGCCAATAGCGCGCTGCCCGGCGCGGCGATCAGCTTCAGCGCCAATTCCGGCGTATTGAGCGGCGCCGACAGCGTGACCGACAAGAATGGCCGCGCCAGGGTGCTGCTCGGCAGCGGCGCCTCGAACGCCAACCGCAGCATCAAGATACTCGCCAAGGTCGGCGACAAGAGCGCGACCGGCAGCGTCGACGTGGTCGGCACCAGTGTCGTCATCGACGGTCCGGTGGCGCTGCGGCTGGGACAAAGCGCCGACTTGAATATCACCCTGCGCGACTCGGCCAGCCGCCCCATCGCCGGCGCAACGCTGGCATTCTCGAGCCAGAATGGCAATCCGCTATCGGCCAAAAACAGTACGCTGACCAATGCCCAGGGCAAGGTCACGCTCAGCCTGCAAGCCGCGCGCCTCGGCGCCGACGCCGTCAGCGTATCGGCGCTGGGCGCCAGCGCGTCGATCGCGCTGGCCATCGCCGGCACCGACCTGAGCATCACGCCTGCCGTGGGCAGCGACGCCAACGGCGCCGAACGGCTGATGGAAGTAGCCACCGGCGCTTGCCAGGCAGTCGATGTGCGCTATGAAAAACTGGGCGCCGGCCAGTCCGGCACGGTCAGCCTGAGCACCTCGCGCGGTATCTTGTATAGCGATGTCCTGTGCAGCCAGCCACTGAATGGCGCGCTGGCCTTGCATCAGGGCGACTTGCCGCGCAGCTTCGTCAAATCGGCCAACGCCGGCATCGCCACGCTGAGCGCGGCCGTGGCCGGCGGCCCGGTGGCGCACACCCGCATCGAATTTGTCGCGCCGCTGACGGCCAGCGCGCGGCTCAGCCTGCAAGCCGAGCCGGCTATCCTGGCCAGCAACAGCGCTACGGCGGCCACCGAACGCAGCGTGCTCAGCGCCGTGGTGCGCGACGGCAGCGCCGCCAGCAACCTGGTCAAGGGCGCCGGCATCGACTTCGCCATCATCCTCGATCCCAGCGGCGGCTATCTGCAACAACCGTCCGGCGCCAGCAGCGGCAGCGATGGCGCGGCGCAAGCGGTGTATATCGCCGGCCCGGCCGACAGCGGCAAGGACGGCGTCCTGATCGAGGCGCGCATTGCCGGCATCAACAGCAGCCAGGCGATTGCCCGGACCCGGCTGACCGTGGCGAAAAAGGCGCTGTCGATCCAGTTCGGCACCGGCAATAGTGCCACTGAATATTCGAATACCTTGCTGCAAAAGGAGTTTGCAGTCCTGGTGTCGGATGCGGCCGGCAATGCCGTGCCGGGCGTCAGCATCAGCGCGGCGGCCTGGCCCGCCTCTTACCGCAAAGGCCGTTTCATCTGGCAAGCCGACCAGGCCGCGGCACCCGATGTCGGCGTATGGCTGGCGGCGGCGCCGGTCTACACCTGCGCCAATGAAGACGTGCTGCGCAACGGCATCTACGACCCTGCCTATGACATCAACGGCAACGGCGTACTCGATCCCGGCATCCCGATTACCATCAGCAATGGCGGCCAGACCAATGCGCTGGGCTTGTCGACAGTGACGCTGAACTATCCGCGCAGCCACGGTTACTGGGTGCAAGTCGAACTGACGGTGCGCGGCAGCGTGGCCGGCACCGAGGCGGTCAGCAGCACGCGCCTGACGCTGCCGACGCTGGCCAAGGATTTCAGCGACCGCCGCGTGGCGCCGCCGGGCCGGATCAGTCCTTACGGCGAAGGCGCTTGCAATCACCCCGATTGA
- a CDS encoding hemagglutinin repeat-containing protein, with product MASGSAFGGNTVALAAGNDLKVTNSTILSDDAASLIAKCDITIAAATDTSIESQHRSVK from the coding sequence ATGGCGTCGGGCAGCGCGTTCGGCGGCAACACGGTGGCGCTGGCGGCCGGCAACGATCTCAAGGTGACGAATTCGACCATCCTCAGCGACGACGCGGCCAGCCTGATCGCCAAATGCGACATCACGATCGCCGCAGCAACCGATACCAGTATCGAATCGCAGCACCGCAGTGTCAAGTAA
- a CDS encoding HAD family hydrolase: MSIRAILFDMDGTLVDSEPLHHSAMMETLDRVGVALPDRFADDTTGMAMPAVYELLRATTALQMGYQELVDAKYASFLKRAGEILMRPGAAAAMAAARRLGLAVAVVSNSDRMLVDASLTVCGIIRPDMITVTRNDVRHGKPHPEPYLRAAWLLGVDPAECIVVEDSVPGAAAGLAAGMTVAGWPEPHRRDLVFPDGTRRLDSDDLAGFLLQLAGPHMDPDTLQAPAH; this comes from the coding sequence ATGAGCATAAGGGCAATCTTGTTCGATATGGACGGCACGCTGGTCGACAGCGAACCGCTGCACCACAGCGCCATGATGGAAACGCTGGACAGGGTCGGCGTGGCCCTGCCCGACAGATTTGCCGATGACACGACCGGCATGGCGATGCCGGCGGTGTATGAACTGCTGCGCGCCACCACCGCGCTGCAAATGGGCTACCAGGAATTGGTGGATGCCAAATACGCCAGCTTCCTGAAGCGCGCCGGCGAGATCCTGATGCGCCCCGGCGCCGCCGCGGCGATGGCGGCGGCGCGCCGGCTGGGCCTGGCGGTGGCGGTGGTGTCGAATTCCGACCGCATGCTGGTCGACGCCAGTCTCACCGTATGCGGCATCATCCGGCCCGACATGATCACCGTCACCCGCAACGATGTTCGCCACGGCAAGCCGCACCCGGAACCGTATCTGCGCGCCGCCTGGCTGCTCGGCGTCGATCCGGCCGAATGCATTGTCGTCGAAGACAGCGTACCGGGCGCGGCAGCGGGCCTGGCGGCCGGCATGACGGTGGCCGGCTGGCCGGAACCGCACCGCCGCGACCTGGTGTTCCCTGACGGCACCCGCCGCCTCGACAGCGACGACCTGGCCGGCTTCCTGCTACAACTGGCGGGCCCACACATGGACCCGGACACGCTGCAAGCGCCGGCGCATTGA
- a CDS encoding LacI family DNA-binding transcriptional regulator, protein MRKIKSSSKPPDPELNAPPLRTERRVTSYDVAMLAGVSQSAVSRCFKPGASVSKTTYARVMKAAECLDYIPNAAARSLITRRSNLVAVIISNLANLHYPQALSELSQRIARHGKRVLLFTLEREGDIERTLSDIWQYQIDGVISATRLSDQQLSEFKRRHVPLVMFNRCASGNQVHSVVCDQTDAARQLVSRLAHAGHRQFALIDGPGDSVVAQERKLGALERLLELGLPVPIVVSGNDDYASGGRGLRSIIERLGHTPDAVICGNDLMAIGCLDTARHELGIQVPLHMSVAGFDALEPSSWLSHKLTTLRQPIQKMAQAAADMLAALIDSRDNNLTQAEKRVFYAQLIDGNTARLQHPAKIRELTPEQLGLGVLAA, encoded by the coding sequence ATGCGAAAAATAAAATCGTCGTCCAAACCGCCTGATCCCGAATTAAACGCCCCGCCGCTGCGCACTGAACGCCGGGTCACCTCGTACGACGTGGCGATGCTGGCCGGCGTCTCGCAATCGGCCGTATCGCGCTGCTTCAAGCCCGGCGCGAGTGTTTCCAAGACAACCTATGCGCGCGTGATGAAAGCCGCCGAATGCCTGGACTACATCCCCAACGCCGCCGCGCGCAGCCTGATTACGCGCCGTTCCAACCTGGTCGCGGTGATCATTTCCAACCTGGCCAACCTGCATTACCCACAAGCCCTGTCTGAACTGAGCCAGCGGATCGCCCGCCATGGCAAGCGCGTGCTGTTGTTTACGCTGGAACGCGAAGGCGATATCGAGCGCACCCTGTCCGACATATGGCAATACCAGATCGACGGCGTGATTTCCGCGACCCGCCTGTCGGACCAGCAACTGTCCGAATTCAAGCGTCGCCATGTGCCGCTGGTCATGTTCAACCGCTGCGCGAGCGGCAACCAGGTCCATTCCGTGGTGTGCGATCAAACCGATGCGGCGCGCCAGCTGGTGTCGCGCCTGGCGCACGCCGGCCACCGCCAATTCGCCCTCATCGACGGCCCCGGCGATTCGGTGGTGGCGCAAGAACGAAAGCTCGGCGCGCTGGAACGCTTGCTGGAACTGGGCTTGCCGGTGCCCATCGTGGTAAGCGGCAACGACGATTACGCCAGTGGCGGGCGCGGCTTGCGCAGCATCATCGAGCGTCTCGGCCACACGCCCGACGCCGTGATTTGCGGCAATGACCTGATGGCCATCGGCTGCCTCGACACGGCGCGCCACGAACTCGGCATCCAGGTGCCGCTGCATATGTCGGTGGCCGGTTTCGATGCGCTGGAACCGTCATCCTGGCTCAGCCACAAACTGACCACGCTGCGCCAGCCGATCCAGAAAATGGCACAGGCCGCTGCCGACATGCTGGCAGCGCTGATCGACAGCCGCGACAATAACCTGACCCAAGCCGAAAAACGCGTGTTTTATGCGCAGCTTATCGACGGCAATACTGCGCGCCTGCAACATCCGGCCAAGATACGCGAACTCACGCCAGAGCAGTTGGGACTGGGCGTGCTGGCGGCCTGA
- a CDS encoding ribonuclease T2 family protein, which produces MTRARGFLPASLLPASLLILLLLASGAQARERRHAAPVGEAGQFDYYMLSLSWSPSYCATRSNPDADPGQCGNGRRLGFVLHGLWPQYDKGYPQSCSTAQLPDNVRAKYAGLYPSPSLIDHEWPKHGTCSGLAPAAYFDLSAKLKNSLQIPSAYRQPAAPVRVTYSDFTRAFQSANPALASNAVLPFCTRGGEFLQEIRVCYDKNGASQSCAPQELKRSHSSCGQPSFLLRSVR; this is translated from the coding sequence ATGACACGCGCGCGCGGTTTTTTACCAGCTTCCTTATTGCCAGCTTCCTTGCTGATCTTGTTATTGCTGGCCTCCGGCGCCCAGGCCCGCGAGCGCCGCCATGCCGCGCCGGTCGGCGAGGCGGGGCAGTTCGACTATTACATGCTGTCGTTGAGCTGGTCGCCGTCGTATTGCGCCACGCGCAGCAATCCCGACGCGGACCCCGGCCAGTGCGGCAACGGGCGGCGGCTCGGGTTTGTGCTGCACGGCTTGTGGCCGCAATATGACAAGGGGTATCCGCAAAGCTGCTCGACGGCGCAATTGCCGGACAATGTACGGGCCAAATACGCCGGCCTGTATCCGTCGCCGAGCCTGATCGACCATGAGTGGCCGAAGCACGGCACCTGTTCCGGCCTGGCGCCGGCCGCTTATTTCGACTTGTCGGCCAAGCTGAAAAACAGCTTGCAGATTCCATCGGCCTATCGGCAGCCGGCCGCGCCGGTGCGGGTGACCTATAGCGACTTTACGCGCGCATTCCAGTCCGCCAACCCGGCGCTGGCCAGCAACGCGGTGCTGCCGTTCTGTACCCGTGGCGGCGAGTTTTTGCAGGAAATCCGGGTTTGCTACGACAAGAACGGCGCCTCGCAAAGCTGCGCGCCGCAAGAGTTGAAGCGTTCGCACAGCTCGTGCGGCCAGCCGTCGTTCCTGTTGCGCAGCGTGCGCTAA
- a CDS encoding YidB family protein: protein MSLLDLAGQALGALGKQTQDPVPQSDLLSGVMGLINNAGGLPGLLQKLQESGLGDQVASWIGHGENAAVSGDQIKDALGSDTLAKIAEQAGVAPEHASTGLAQLLPQIIDKLTPNGAVPDNDLLQQGLGLLKSKLFG, encoded by the coding sequence ATGAGTTTGCTAGATCTTGCAGGACAGGCTTTGGGCGCATTGGGCAAGCAGACGCAGGACCCGGTGCCGCAGTCGGACTTGCTGTCCGGCGTGATGGGACTGATCAATAACGCCGGCGGTTTGCCTGGTTTGCTGCAAAAGCTGCAGGAGAGCGGCCTCGGCGACCAGGTGGCGAGCTGGATCGGCCATGGCGAAAACGCCGCCGTGTCGGGCGACCAGATCAAGGATGCGCTGGGCAGCGACACGCTGGCGAAGATTGCCGAACAAGCCGGCGTGGCGCCGGAACACGCGTCCACCGGCTTGGCGCAACTGTTGCCTCAGATCATAGACAAGCTGACGCCGAACGGCGCGGTGCCGGACAATGATTTGCTGCAACAAGGTTTGGGACTATTAAAAAGCAAGTTATTCGGCTGA